The Bosea sp. AS-1 region TGAAGTACCAGAGCGGCCATATGACCACCCGGATGAGCGGCGCGAACCGCACCTATTGCGCCAAGGTGCGCACGATCACAGCCCGCAACTGACGTTATCCTCGCGCTGTCGCTTGACGGCGGCCGCGCCAGCGCGCATCTCCCCCTCGCCAGTCGGCCGGACGGCCGCTCTCGCTTGCGAGGGAGGAAAGTCCGGGCTCCACGGAAACACGGTGCCGGATAACGTCCGGCGGGGGCGACCCCAGGGAAAGCGCCACAGAGATCGAACCGCCCCGCGCTTCGGCGCAGGGTAAGGGTGAAAAGGTGCGGTAAGAGCGCACCGCGGACCCGGCAACGGGGACGGCATGGCAAGCCCCACCGGGAGCAAAACCGAATAGGGACGATGCTTTCCGCGCAAGCGGTGAGGGGCAGGTTTCTGTGCCCTGTCGTCCGGGTTGGTTGCTCGAGGCGCGCAGCAATGTGCGTCCCAGAGGAATGGCCGTCACGTCGGGGGAGCGATCCTCCGGCCATCCAGAACCCGGCTTACAGGCCGACTGGCACCCATCGGATGCGGAAAGGGCCGGGAGTGATCCCGGCCCTTTCGCGTGTTCGGCGCCATGGAGGCTCTCAGGCGACCTTGAGCTCGACGTCGATATTGCCGCGGGTGGCGTGGGAATACGGGCAGACGATATGGGCCTTCTGGACGAGATCCTCGACCACGGCCCTGTCGACGCCCGGCACCGAGATGGTCAGCTTGGCAGCGATGCCGAAGCCCTGTCCGTCGTCGCGCGGGCCGATGCCGACATCGGCCGAGACCTTCGCGTCGTCCGGGATCTTCACCTTGTCCTTGCCGGCGACGAATTTCAGCGCGCCGAGGAAGCAGGCGGAATAGCCCATCGAGAAGAGCTGTTCGGGATTGGTGCCGTCGCCACCGCCGCCGCCGAGCTCCTTCGGCGTGTTCAGCACGAGCTTCACGTTGCCGGTGTCGGTCGCGGCCTGGCCTTCGCGGCCGCCGGTGGCGGAACCGTGAGCGGTGTAGAGGATCTTCATGATCGGACTCCTTGCAGCGGGTGAACCAATGCTTGCCATTTAGATTGTGCACAATTAAATTGTCAACTACTAATTTTTAGGTGCTGCCGGAGTTGATTGTCACTTCGGTTTCCGCTTTGCCTTGAGGGAGCGATGGCAGAGGCATGATGGTGTCCGGGAACGGAAACGAGCGCGAACCTAAGGCCGGCGCGGGCACGCCCCGGCTGGAGCAGCAACTCTGCTTCGCCGTGTATCAGGCGAGCCACGCCTTCAATCGTGTCTACCGGCCAGTGCTCGCGGCGCTGGGGCTGACCTATCCGCAATATCTCGTCATGCTCGTATTGTGGGCGGATGACGGGCTGACGGTGAAGGCGCTCGGCGAGAAGCTGATGCTGGATTCCGGTACGCTGACGCCGCTGCTGAAGCGTCTCGAAAGCGCGGGGTTCATCCGGCGCGAGCGCGATGCCGCCGATGAGCGGCAGGTGCGCATCCATCTCGCCGCGAAGGGCGAGGCGCTGCGCGTGCAGGGGCGGCGTGTCCAGGAAGCGATCGGTTGTGCGCTGGGCGCGACCGCGCCGGGAGCGCCGGAGCTTCGCGAGCAGCTCGGCCGGGTGCGCGACGCTTTGCTGGCGGCGGCGCGCGAGGACTGACGCGAACGTCGCGCCGCGATCCGACGCGATTTTTTCTCTTCCGCTCATGTTCCGGATCTGCCGCCCAAACCGGGCGCAGTGTGCCGAATTTCGCGCGCTTACGGTTACTTAACCATAACGGGCTGTGATGGTCGCGAGCCTTCGCAAGCATCGACTCGTGCTTACGATTCCATTGACGCCCATGATTGCCCATGTTATCCCAAATCATCCCGTCGAAGCCGACAGGCAGTTCTCAGGTCAGGGTCCGTGTGCCGCGCGGATTTTGGTCGCCGGGCGCTGCTTGCCTGCTTCGACGGGGGGATTTTTCGTCGCATGGGCAAGCGCCTGGCGGCGGTGTGGAGAGCAGGCCGGGAGGCGGCGTTGACGGACCGCTTCGTCTCGAACTTCACCAACCGGCTAGACGCCAAAGGGCGCGTCTCCATTCCCTCGAGTTTCCGCTCGGTTCTCGCCAAGGACGGCTACGAGGGCCTCTACGTCCATCAGGGGCTCGACCTGCCGGCGCTCGACGCGGGCGGCAATGCGCTGAGGGCGACGATCGACGACATCCTGGCGCGCTTCTCGCCCTTCTCGGACGAATGGGAGCTGCTCTCAACGGCGCTGAACGGCACCTCGGAGGTTCTGAAGGTCGATCCGGAGGGCCGCATCGTCCTGAGCGAGGCGCTGAAGGCGCATGCCGGCATCGGCGATGCGGTGACATTCGTCGGGCACGGCCACAAATTCCAGATCTGGGAGCCGGAGCGGTTCCGTGCCCATCTCGATGCGGCGCGGACGCGGCTGCGCGACGTCAAGCGCACACTCGGCGGCTTGGCGGCTTCGACAGGAGGTTCGGGCTCATGACGGACCAGGGCGGACCGGTTCGCCATGTGCCCGTGCTGCTCGCGGAGGTGCTCGAGGCGCTCGCGCCCAAGCCGGGCGGGCGCTATCTCGACGGCACCTTCGGGGCAGGGGGGTACAGCAAGGCGATCCTCGATGCTGCGCCGAGCTCGATCCTGCTCGGTCTCGATCGCGATCCCAGCGCGATCGCCGGCGGTGCCGATCTCGTCGCGGCGATGGCCGGGCGGCTGACGCTGTCGCAGGCGCAGTTCGGGGAGCTCGCCGAAGAGGCCGAGCGCTTCCGGATGGTGCCGCTTGATGGCGTCGTGCTCGATATCGGTGTCTCCTCGATGCAGATCGACCAGCCGGAGCGCGGCTTTTCCTTCCGCTTCGACGGCCCGCTCGACATGCGCATGAGCGGCGCGGGCCAGAGCGCGGCCGACATCGTCAACGAGGCTGAGGAAGGCCTGCTCGCCAACATCTTCTACCATTATGGTGAGGAGCGTCGCTCGCGCGCCGTGGCGCGGGCCGTGGTCGAGGCGCGGCGCAAGGCGCCGCTGGCCACCACCAAACAGCTAGCCGATCTCGTCGCCGGCATCGTGCGGGGCGAACCGGGCGGCGCGCATCCGGCGACGCGTGTGTTCCAGGCGCTGCGCATCGCGGTCAATGACGAGCTCGGCGAGTTGGTCCGGGCGCTGCATGCGGCGGAGGCCGTACTCAAGCCAGGCGGGCGTCTCGTCGTCGTCACCTTCCATTCGCTGGAAGACCGCATCGTCAAGCAGTTCCTGGCGGAGCGCTCGGGCCGCGTGCCGGCGGGCTCACGCCATGCACCGGCCGCAGCCGTGGCTCAGCCGACCTTCCGGCTCGTCGAGAAGGGGGCCGTCGCTCCTTCCGAGGCCGAGATGCGCGCCAATCCGCGGGCGCGTTCCGCCAAGCTGCGCGCCGCCGAGCGCAACGAGGCGCCGCCGCGCCGGGCCGAGGCCGGCCTTGTCGCGCTCGCAGGCCTTCCCGAACCCACACCGCGCCGGAGATCCTGAGTGTGATCAAGTTTCTCCATGTCATCGCCATCGGCGCGCTGGTTTCCTCGGCGGTCTACGCCTACACGATCAAATACGAGACGACGCTGGCGACCGAGCATCTGCAGAAGCTCAGGTCGAAGACCCAGCGCGAGCGCGACGCCATCCAGGTGCTCAAGGCGGAGTGGCAGTTCCTCAACCGCCCTGACCGTCTCCAGACGCTGGCCGACCGGCACCTCGACCTGCAGCCCTTCCAGGCAACCCAGGTGGTGAAACCCTCCGAGATCCCGAACCGCGGTCCCAAGGTCGATGCCATCGGCCGCAAGCTCGAGGATCTGGGCCTAGGCCTGCCGACCGAGACGCCGAGGACCGCCAAGGCGGGAGCGACCACGCCTGGAGCCATGCCATGACCGACACGACCAGGACCGAGCAGGCCGCCATGCCCGAGGCGGACGCCACGGAGGCCCCTGTCGCCGCCCCGCAATCGCGGCTCGCCTGGCTGCGCGACGTCTTCCGCATGAGCGGCGACAAAGCGCAGCCGCGCGTCGGCCTCATCATCCTCTGCTTCTCGGCGCTGTTCATCGCGATCACGGGCCGGCTCGCCCTGCTGGCGACGCTGCCGAACGAGCAGGTCGGCATCCGGCGCGCGAGCTCGAATGCGATTTCCGCCGCCAGGCCGGACATCCTCGACCGCAACGGCGAGATTCTCGCCACCGATATCAGCGTGGTCTCGGTGTTCGCCGAGCCGCGCAAGATTCTCGACAAGGACGAGGCGACGGAGCTGCTGACGGCGGTGCTGCCCGATCTCGACGCCAAGGAGCTGCGCGACAAGCTCGGCACCAAGAAGGGCTTCGTCTGGGTCAAGCGCGAGATCACGCCCCGGCAGCAGGCGGAGGTCTATCGCCTCGGCATCCCCGGCGTCGGTTTCCTGCCCGAGCACAAGCGCTTCTATCCGAACGGGCCGGCTGCCGCCCATGTCCTCGGCTTCGCCAATATCGACAATATCGGCATCGCCGGGATGGAGAAATACATCGACTCGCAGGGGTTGCAGGACCTGAACGGCGCCGGCCTCGCCAGCCAGGCGAGCGACCTCAAGCCGATCAGACTCTCGATCGACCTGCGCGTCGAGCACGTGCTGCGCGACGAACTGGTCAAGGGCATGGAACGTTTCCGCGCCATCGCGGCCGCCGGTGCGATCATGGACGTCAACACGGGCGAGGTCATCGCGCTGGTCTCGCTGCCGGATTTCGACCCCAACAATCCGGTCGATGCGCTGGAGAAGGACCGGATCAACCGGATGAATGTCGGCGTCTACGAGATGGGCTCGACCTTCAAGGCGCTGACCATCGCGATGGCGTTGGATTCCGGCAAGGTCAACATCAACTCGACCTTCTCAACCGCCGGCGGGATGATGCGTTTCGGCCGCCAGGTCATCAAGGAATACCATGGCACCGGCCGGACCCTGACCGTGCCCGAGGTCTTCGTGCATTCCTCGAACATGGGCTCGATCAAGATGGCGCTCGCCGTCGGCGTCGAAGGGCACAAGGCCTTCCTGAAGAAGATGATGCAGCTCGACCGGATGACGACCGAGCTGCCGGAGAGCGCTGCGCCGATCGTCCCGCAGCGCTGGGGCGAGATCAACACCGCGACCATCGCCTTCGGTCACGGCCTGGCCGTCGCGCCGCTGCAGGCGATCGCCGCCGTCTCCGCGCTGGTCAATGGTGGCTATCTGATGAAGCCGACCTTCCTGAAGCGTTCGCAGGAGGACGCGATGAAGGTAGCGACCCGTGTCATCAAGCCGGAGACGTCGGAAGCGCTACGCTACATCATGCGCATCAACGGCGACAGAGGTTCGGCGCGGAAGGCGGATGTTCCGGGCTATTTCGTCGGCGGCAAGACCGGCACGGCCGAGAAGGTCATCAACGGCCGCTATGCCAAGAACAAGAACTTCACGACCTTTACGGCGATCGTGCCCTCCGACAAGCCGAAATACCTGTTCCTCGCCATCTATGACGAGCCGAAGGGGTATGCCGAGAGCGGCGGCTATTCGACCGCGGCCTGGAACGGCGGCGTCACCACCGGCAAGCTGATCGAGCGTGCTGCCCCGCTGCTCGGCATCGCGCCGCGCTTCGACCCGCCGGCCTCGCCCTTCCCGCTGATGGCGAAGCTCGGGGCCTGGGGCACGCGCTGATCCCGGTCTATAAGCAGGGCCATGACAATGACCGCATACAGCCTCGGAGACCTCTTCCCCGAGACCTTCGACGCTGACGCCGCCACCCAGCCGGTGCACGGCGTCGCCTTCGACAGCCGCAAGGTCACGGGGGACGATGTCTTCGTCGCGCTCGCCGGGGCCAAGGCGGATGGCGCGCGCTTCATCATGGATGCTGTCGGGCATGGCGCCATCGCCGTCGTGTCGGGCGGTCCGCGCCCGGCGGATCTGCCGGCCGGAGTCGCCTTCGCGCAAGTCGCCGATCCGCGGCTGGCGCTGGCGCTGGCGGCGGCGAAGATCCACCCACGACAGCCGAAAACCATCGTCGCGGTGACGGGGACAAGCGGCAAATCCTCCGTCGCGGACTTCACCCGGCAGATCTTCCAGGCCCTTGGTCATGAAGCCGCGAGCCTCGGTACCATCGGCGTCGTTACGGCGAAGGGCGCCGATTACGGTTCGCTGACCACGCCCGATCCGCTGTCGCTGCATGCTTCGCTGGACAAGCTGGCGGGCGAGGGCATCACCCATCTCGCCATGGAAGCCTCCTCGCACGGGCTCGACCAGCGCCGGCTCGACGGGGTGAGGCTCAAGGCCGGCGCCTTCCTCAATCTCGGGCGCGACCATCTCGACTATCACCCCAGCGTCGAGGACTACCTCGCCGCCAAGCTGCGGCTGTGGGAGCTGCTGCCCGCTGGCGCGCCGGTGGTGATCAACCGCGACGAGCCCTATGCGGGGGAGGCTGCGCAGGCCGCCGAAGCCGGCGGGCATCCGATCATCGGCATTGGCCGCAGGGGCGAGACGCTGAGGCTCATCGCCAATGAGCGGGATGGCTTCACGCAGCGCCTGACCATCGGCTTCGATGGCGAGCGGGTTTCCGTCTCGCTGCCGCTGGTCGGAGATTTCATGGCCGGTAACGCCCTTGTCGCCGCCGGGCTCGCCATCGCGACCGGCGCCGACAAGCGCAGGGCGCTGGAGGCGATCTCCGGGCTGACCGGCGTGGCCGGGCGGCTCGAACGTGTCGGCGAGGCCAATGGCGGGCTCGTCGTCGTCGACTATGCCCACAAGCCCGATGCGCTGGCCGCCGTGCTGGCGACGCTCAGGCCCTATGCGACGGGGCGGCTGATCTGTGTCTTCGGTTGCGGCGGCGACCGCGACAAGGGCAAGCGGCCGCTGATGGGGGCCATTGCCGCCGAGAGAGCCGATATCGCCATCGTCACCGACGACAATCCGCGCAGCGAGGACCCGGCGACGATCCGCGCCGAGATCATGGCCGCCTCGCCAAAGCTCATGGAGATCGGCGATCGCGAGGAAGCGATCCGCGCGGCGGTGAAGATGCTGAAGCCTGGGGATTTGCTGGTCGTGGCCGGAAAAGGTCATGAAACCGGCCAGATCATAGGCGAGCGCACATTGCCTTTCTCGGACCATGAGGTCGTGCGGAAAGCGCTGGAGCATGGGAAGTAGTCCCATGCTCCAGAATATGATCTTGCGCGAATTCTTCTCGCCCTATCGGGCGGAAAGCGCGCTGTCGGAGATTCAAGGATGAGCGCCCCTCTCTGGAGCGGAGACAAGCTGATCGCGGCGCTCGGCGCGCGTGCGGAAGGCGCCGTGCCGCCGGCCGTCACCGGCGCCTCGATCGATACCCGCACGCTGGAGCCGGGCGACGTCTTCTTCGCGATCAAGGGTGAGGCTCGGGATGGGCACGACTTCGTCAACGGTGCGTTGGAAAAGGGTGCGGCGCTTGCCGTGATCGACGAGTCGCATGCGGCGGAGTTCAAGGGCGCGGGCGCACTCGCCGTTGTGCCGGATGTGCTGAAGGCGATGGAGCAGGCGGGTTCGGCGCGCCGCGCGGAGCTGAAGGCGGGCGTGGTCGCGGTCACCGGTTCGGTCGGCAAGACCGGCACCAAGGAGGCGCTGCGCCTCGTGCTCTCGCGCCAGGGCAAGACCCATGCGCCGGTCGCTTCCTACAACAATCACTGGGGCGTGCCGCTGACGCTGGTGCGCACGCCGGCCGACATCGCCTATGGCGTCTACGAGATCGGCATGAACAGCCCCGGCGAAATCCTGCCGCTGGCGCGGCTGGTGCGCCCACAGATTTCGATCATCACCACGATCCAGCCGGTGCACCTGGCCGCCTTCGCCTCGGTCGAGGGCATCGCGGAGGAAAAGGCCGGCGTCTTCTGGGAGCTCGAGAAGGGCGGCACGGCGATCATCAATGCCGACATCCCGCAATCGGAGTTGCTGCGCGACATTGCGAAGTCTGGCCCGGCCGGGAGCATCATCACCTTCGGCGAGAGCCCGGATGCCGATGTGCGGCTGATCTCCTGCGCGCTCAAGGCCGATGTCTCGACGGTCGAGGCGCGGGTGCTCGGCCAGCCGGTAACCTACAAGCTCGGCAGCCCCGGCAAGCACATCGTGCTGAATTCGCTCGCGGTGCTGGCGGCGGTGCAGGCGCTCGGCGCCGATCTCGCGCTGGCGGCGCTGGCGCTCGGCGATCTCAAGCCGCCAGCCGGTCGTGGCGCACGGCAGATTCTGCAGGCTCCGGGCGGGCGCTTCACGCTGCTCGACGAGAGCTACAACGGCAACCCGGCATCAATGCGCGCGGCGATCGAGAATCTCGGGCGCCTGCCGGTCGAGGGCAGGGGTCGGCGCATCGCCGTTCTCGGCGACATGCTGGAACTCGGGCCGAGCGGCGGCGAGCTGCACAAGGGCTTGGCCCAGCCGCTGATCGCCAACGGGATCGACAAGGTTTTCGCCTGCGGGCCGCTGATGAAGGAGCTCTATGAGAGCTTGCCTTCGGCCCTGCGGGGGGCTTATGCCCCCGCATCGGGCGCGTTGGAACCGCTCGTGCTCGATGCGGTCCGCGCCGGCGACGTCGTCACCATCAAGGGGTCGCTGGGCTCGCGCATGGGGCCGATCGTCAAGGCGCTCCTCGCGCGCTTTCCTGCCGTGCCTGCCGAAGACTGACCCGCCCTTCAGACCGCTTCCCGAGAGATTGCCCGCACATGCTCGCCTGGCTCGCCGAATTGTCCGGCACCTTCCCCGTCCTCAACGTCTTCCGCTACATCACCTTCCGGGCGGGCGGGGCGACCGCGACGGCGCTGCTCTTCGTCTTCTTCTTCGGGCCGGCGGCGATCTCCTGGCTCAGGATCAAGCAGGGCAAGGGGCAGCCGATCCGTACCGACGGCCCCGAGAGCCATCTCGCCAAGCGCGGCACGCCGACCATGGGCGGGCTGATGATCCTGACCGGCCTGTTCGTCGCGGTGCTGCTCTGGGGCAATCTGCGCAACCCCTACGTCTGGATCGTGCTCTTCGTCACGGCGGCCTATGGCGCGATCGGTTTCTATGATGACTACCTCAAGGTGACGAAGCAGTCGCATAAGGGCTTCTCGGGCAAGGCGCGCATCGCCATCGAGGTCGTGGTCGCGCTGATCGCCTGCACTTTCGTAATGCAGACGCAACCGCCCGCCATCGGTTCGGGCTTCGCCATGCCCTTCCTCAAGGAAGCGATCATCCCGCTTGGCATCCTGTTCCCGCTGGTCACCTCCTTCGTCGTCGTCGGCGCCGGCAATTCGGTGAACCTGACCGACGGGCTCGACGGGCTCGCCATCGTGCCGGTGATGATCGCGGCCGGCACCTTCGGCTTCATCTCCTACCTGGTCGGCAACGCCATCTTCGCCAATTATTTGCAGATCCATCACGTGCCCGGCGCCGGCGAATTGGCGGTGATCTGCGGGGCGGTGATCGGGGCGGGGCTCGGCTTCCTCTGGTTCAACGCGCCGCCGGCCCAGATCTTCATGGGCGACACCGGCTCGCTCGGCCTCGGCGGCCTGCTGGGCACTATCGCGGTCGCGACCAAGCACGAGATCGTGCTCGCTGTCGTCGGCGGCCTCTTCGTGGTCGAGGCGCTGTCGGTCATCATCCAGGTCGCCGTGTTCAAGCGCACGGGCAAGCGCGTCTTCCTAATGGCGCCGATCCACCACCATTTCGAGAAGCTGGGCTGGACCGAGCCACAGGTGGTGATCCGCTTCTGGATCATTTCCGTCGTGCTGGCGCTGGTTGGCCTCGCCACGCTGAAGCTGCGCTGAGAGCGAGAGCATCATGACGCCCGTCACCGTCTTCGCCGGGCGCAAGGTCGCCCTGTTCGGCCTCGGCGGCTCGGGGCTCGCGACCGCGCGGGCGCTCAAGGCCGGCGGCGCCGATGTCGCGGCCTGGGACGACAGCGAGAAGAGCCGCGACAAGGCCGCGACCGAAGGCATCGCGGTCGTCGACCTGGCGAGTGCGGACTGGTCGGGCTTTGCCGCCTTCGTGCTCTCGCCGGGCGTGCCGCTGACCCACCCCGAACCGCATTGGACGGTGGCGAAGGCCAAGGCCGCTGGCGTCGAGATCATCGGCGATGTCGAACTGTTCTTCCGCGAGCGGGCGAAGATCGCGCCGGCCTCCCCGGTCGTCTGCATCACCGGCACCAACGGCAAGTCGACGACGACGGCGCTGATCGCGCATGTGCTCAAGGCCGCCGGCCGCGACGCGCAGATGGGCGGCAATATCGGAACCGCCGTTCTGGCGCTGGAGCCGCCGGCCACGAACCGCATCCATGTCATCGAGTGCTCGAGCTACCAGATCGATCTCGCTCCCTCGCTCAAGCCCACCGTCGGCATTCAGATGAACCTGACACCGGACCATCTCGACCGGCACGGCTCGCTCGAAAACTATGCCGCGATCAAGGAACGGCTGGTTTCTGCCGCCGATATCGCGGTGGTCGGCGTCGATGACGAGGCCTCGCAGCAGATGGCGCTGAGGCGCACCGCCGGAGGCCGCCCACTGGTCGAGATCAGCGGCGACCGGCCGCTCGACGCAGGCGTCTTTGCCGAGGTCGTCGAGCGCGATGGACAACGCGAGACGCTGATCGTCGCGGCGCAGAGCGGCAAGCGGCGCGTCGTCGCCAGCCTCGCCGGCATCGGCTCCTTGCGCGGCTCGCACAATGCCCAGAACGCGGCAGCTGCCTTCGCCGCCTGCGCGGTGCTGGGCTTGAGCGATGCAGAGATCGAGGCCGGCTTCCGGAGCTATCCCGGGCTGGCGCATCGCATGGAGGAACTCGGCCGGATCGGCCGTGTCGTCTTCATCAACGATTCCAAGGCGACCAATGCGGATTCCACCGAGAAGGCGCTGACCTCCTTCCGCGACATCTTCTGGATCCTCGGCGGCAAGGCCAAGGAAGGCGGCATCGAATCGCTGCGACGCTATTTCCCGAACATCGCCAAGGCCTATCTGATCGGCGCGGCAAGCGACCTCTTCGCCGCGACCTTCGATGACGACGGCAGCGTCACCTATGAGCGCAGCGACACGCTCGACAAGGCTGTGGCGGATGCCACGCGCGATGCGCTGGCAAAGCCGGGTGAGGGCGAGATCGCGGTGCTGCTCTCGCCGGCTTGCGCGTCCTTCGACCAGTTCCCGAATTTCGAGGTGCGCGGCGACACGTTCCGCAAGCTAGTCTCGGGCCTGCCGAACTTCGAGCCCTTCGGGGTGGCGGGAGGTTCCGCGGCTCCGAAGGGCTGATCGATCACGAAGTCGGGCAGGCGCTGCCGCTTTCGGTCCAAGCCTGCATCAGCGCGCCGAACTCGGCCGCAGTCCCGGGCGCGGGCTCGCGGCCCTTGCCGGGCTTCCAGGCCCAGAGCACGAGGCTGTCGGTCGTGACGTGCTTGATCAGCGCGGCGCTATCCCGGCTGCCGT contains the following coding sequences:
- a CDS encoding organic hydroperoxide resistance protein; the encoded protein is MKILYTAHGSATGGREGQAATDTGNVKLVLNTPKELGGGGGDGTNPEQLFSMGYSACFLGALKFVAGKDKVKIPDDAKVSADVGIGPRDDGQGFGIAAKLTISVPGVDRAVVEDLVQKAHIVCPYSHATRGNIDVELKVA
- a CDS encoding MarR family transcriptional regulator, with the protein product MMVSGNGNEREPKAGAGTPRLEQQLCFAVYQASHAFNRVYRPVLAALGLTYPQYLVMLVLWADDGLTVKALGEKLMLDSGTLTPLLKRLESAGFIRRERDAADERQVRIHLAAKGEALRVQGRRVQEAIGCALGATAPGAPELREQLGRVRDALLAAARED
- a CDS encoding division/cell wall cluster transcriptional repressor MraZ, which produces MGKRLAAVWRAGREAALTDRFVSNFTNRLDAKGRVSIPSSFRSVLAKDGYEGLYVHQGLDLPALDAGGNALRATIDDILARFSPFSDEWELLSTALNGTSEVLKVDPEGRIVLSEALKAHAGIGDAVTFVGHGHKFQIWEPERFRAHLDAARTRLRDVKRTLGGLAASTGGSGS
- the rsmH gene encoding 16S rRNA (cytosine(1402)-N(4))-methyltransferase RsmH; protein product: MTDQGGPVRHVPVLLAEVLEALAPKPGGRYLDGTFGAGGYSKAILDAAPSSILLGLDRDPSAIAGGADLVAAMAGRLTLSQAQFGELAEEAERFRMVPLDGVVLDIGVSSMQIDQPERGFSFRFDGPLDMRMSGAGQSAADIVNEAEEGLLANIFYHYGEERRSRAVARAVVEARRKAPLATTKQLADLVAGIVRGEPGGAHPATRVFQALRIAVNDELGELVRALHAAEAVLKPGGRLVVVTFHSLEDRIVKQFLAERSGRVPAGSRHAPAAAVAQPTFRLVEKGAVAPSEAEMRANPRARSAKLRAAERNEAPPRRAEAGLVALAGLPEPTPRRRS
- a CDS encoding UDP-N-acetylmuramoyl-L-alanyl-D-glutamate--2,6-diaminopimelate ligase — its product is MTAYSLGDLFPETFDADAATQPVHGVAFDSRKVTGDDVFVALAGAKADGARFIMDAVGHGAIAVVSGGPRPADLPAGVAFAQVADPRLALALAAAKIHPRQPKTIVAVTGTSGKSSVADFTRQIFQALGHEAASLGTIGVVTAKGADYGSLTTPDPLSLHASLDKLAGEGITHLAMEASSHGLDQRRLDGVRLKAGAFLNLGRDHLDYHPSVEDYLAAKLRLWELLPAGAPVVINRDEPYAGEAAQAAEAGGHPIIGIGRRGETLRLIANERDGFTQRLTIGFDGERVSVSLPLVGDFMAGNALVAAGLAIATGADKRRALEAISGLTGVAGRLERVGEANGGLVVVDYAHKPDALAAVLATLRPYATGRLICVFGCGGDRDKGKRPLMGAIAAERADIAIVTDDNPRSEDPATIRAEIMAASPKLMEIGDREEAIRAAVKMLKPGDLLVVAGKGHETGQIIGERTLPFSDHEVVRKALEHGK
- a CDS encoding UDP-N-acetylmuramoylalanyl-D-glutamyl-2,6-diaminopimelate--D-alanyl-D-alanine ligase produces the protein MSAPLWSGDKLIAALGARAEGAVPPAVTGASIDTRTLEPGDVFFAIKGEARDGHDFVNGALEKGAALAVIDESHAAEFKGAGALAVVPDVLKAMEQAGSARRAELKAGVVAVTGSVGKTGTKEALRLVLSRQGKTHAPVASYNNHWGVPLTLVRTPADIAYGVYEIGMNSPGEILPLARLVRPQISIITTIQPVHLAAFASVEGIAEEKAGVFWELEKGGTAIINADIPQSELLRDIAKSGPAGSIITFGESPDADVRLISCALKADVSTVEARVLGQPVTYKLGSPGKHIVLNSLAVLAAVQALGADLALAALALGDLKPPAGRGARQILQAPGGRFTLLDESYNGNPASMRAAIENLGRLPVEGRGRRIAVLGDMLELGPSGGELHKGLAQPLIANGIDKVFACGPLMKELYESLPSALRGAYAPASGALEPLVLDAVRAGDVVTIKGSLGSRMGPIVKALLARFPAVPAED
- the mraY gene encoding phospho-N-acetylmuramoyl-pentapeptide-transferase, which codes for MLAWLAELSGTFPVLNVFRYITFRAGGATATALLFVFFFGPAAISWLRIKQGKGQPIRTDGPESHLAKRGTPTMGGLMILTGLFVAVLLWGNLRNPYVWIVLFVTAAYGAIGFYDDYLKVTKQSHKGFSGKARIAIEVVVALIACTFVMQTQPPAIGSGFAMPFLKEAIIPLGILFPLVTSFVVVGAGNSVNLTDGLDGLAIVPVMIAAGTFGFISYLVGNAIFANYLQIHHVPGAGELAVICGAVIGAGLGFLWFNAPPAQIFMGDTGSLGLGGLLGTIAVATKHEIVLAVVGGLFVVEALSVIIQVAVFKRTGKRVFLMAPIHHHFEKLGWTEPQVVIRFWIISVVLALVGLATLKLR
- the murD gene encoding UDP-N-acetylmuramoyl-L-alanine--D-glutamate ligase, giving the protein MTPVTVFAGRKVALFGLGGSGLATARALKAGGADVAAWDDSEKSRDKAATEGIAVVDLASADWSGFAAFVLSPGVPLTHPEPHWTVAKAKAAGVEIIGDVELFFRERAKIAPASPVVCITGTNGKSTTTALIAHVLKAAGRDAQMGGNIGTAVLALEPPATNRIHVIECSSYQIDLAPSLKPTVGIQMNLTPDHLDRHGSLENYAAIKERLVSAADIAVVGVDDEASQQMALRRTAGGRPLVEISGDRPLDAGVFAEVVERDGQRETLIVAAQSGKRRVVASLAGIGSLRGSHNAQNAAAAFAACAVLGLSDAEIEAGFRSYPGLAHRMEELGRIGRVVFINDSKATNADSTEKALTSFRDIFWILGGKAKEGGIESLRRYFPNIAKAYLIGAASDLFAATFDDDGSVTYERSDTLDKAVADATRDALAKPGEGEIAVLLSPACASFDQFPNFEVRGDTFRKLVSGLPNFEPFGVAGGSAAPKG